In the genome of Doryrhamphus excisus isolate RoL2022-K1 chromosome 11, RoL_Dexc_1.0, whole genome shotgun sequence, the window cacatacacacacataatcacacacagtagggagacatggcatggcactgaggatccaggaaacgccacctttggggccgtccacactggcaggccgtgccatcgggagACCAGTACCCGGGCCACCCGACTCCGACatacgggcggacccccacatcaaagggaggaacccctgGTCGGCCGGGTctaagggacccaaggatggcaccccctcagcagacccaacacagcccccagtgtggaggacccccacccctgaggaaacactggcttttaaagctaaagactaagagcataaaataggactaaaaagataaaaaacgtaagaaaagtttaaaatattagttaaaagcctgattaaaaaggtgtgtctttaatcttttttaaaaaatatcaacgatctctgcagtcctgaggctttccggcaggctgttccacaggtgggggggccatagtggctaaatgttGCCTCactgtgggtttttgttctggggtTTTGGTCTTGTTAAAAGTCCAGTTCCGGaatatatttttccactttGGGAGCATTTTTCTGATATGTGGTTTGACTTCCGCGGtggtggctttccttttctttgccgCGCTGCCATCGAGGGAGACTGCCTTGCACTTGGGAGTCATGATGAAGGAAGTTGGGATGTTGGTTCCTCAGTGTACTTATGTctcatatttacaaaaaaacagctgcggTTAAAAGTTTGTAAGGTGTTTATGCGACATGACATTATTGGTCAATGTCAGTAGCACCGAGACATATTGTTAACCTTCAAAAGAGCCCAAAGTTCATTCCACTAGAGACATCCCATGCGCCATCTAATAAAAGTCTGTTTTTGCGTTTTATTCCTGCAAATGCAGTGTTCCCTCACACGGTTTCAATCTACTATTACTGCCTTGGATTTCCACAGAAGATAGAGAATTTTTGTCACTCCGTTGCCATCACAATATCAGTGTGGCTTGTGTGCAAATTAAAGGAGAACACACATTCGAAGGTCAAGATTTTCACtcttacatttgattaatgtgttagcatttttagcataaCAGAAACAAGACTTAATAAGAATTAGATATTTATCCTATGTAATCAAAAATAATCACTGCTTTTTTCTTtgctacattttgagtgttaagttgatgcgtgatgattttagtgttcgtTACGCCCAGCGAGTGCGGCACTGATGCATTGCAGGTAGCTAGTCGGTGTGGCCATATTTTCCAAGTAGTTGAAGGACAGCTTGATATTTACTTTGGGGATTactttttttagatgttttagccaccaaaaaaaaaaaaaaaacgtaatctGAAGGGCTTATCCTGTACATTCCCACTCTTAGTGGATTAAAGTAACCGATCACTCCTGTGTCTTCTCTCTGGGTCTGTCATTGCAGGAACAACAGAGCGTGTCTGTCTGATACAGGGTACAGTCGAAGCTCTCAATGGTGTCCACAACTTCATTGCAGAGAAAGTCCGTGAGATGCCTCAGAGTGCCCAGAAGCCGGAACCAGTCAGCATACTGCAACCGCAGACCACGGTCAACCCTGATCGTATCAAACAGGTGAGTTACAGTAtaggggggtaaaaaaaaaaccgatGGCCCACACATTTCTCCTcctgtacaaaaacaaaaacagaatatCTCAGATGCCAGTGTTGCCATCAGCTGTTGAAACCAGTCTGGTCTGTCTGTACACGGTGGGCCAGAAGTAAGGAGCTAACTTATTTACGCTGCTCAAGTTTGTGTGCAGTTACACACTTTTTTGAAAAGTGatgtacaggtggtcctcgagTTATGATTGAGTTTTGTTTATAGACTGTGAGATAAGTCGGAACTTATACCTAAATTAACTCACACTAATAATAAAGTGCTTCACAATGAATTGGACtgaaagggctgcacggtggaagagtggttagcgtgcagacctcacagctaggagcccagtgttcaatcccaccctcggtcatctctgtgtggagtttgcatgtgctccccgtgcatgcgtgggttttctccgtttactccggtttcctcccacattccaaaaacatgctaggttaattggcgactccaaattgtccgtaggtatgaatgtgagtgtgaatggttgtttgtctatatgtgccctgtgattggctggcgaccagtccagggtgtaccctgcctctcgcccgaagacagctgggataggctccagcacctgccgcgacccttgtgaggataagcggtagaaaatgaatgaatgaacaattgattaattcactcctcagtcacacactggctgtggtggtaaactacatctggaggcacagctgccctggggaaggaaggatggaactGCCGACCTTTTGGACGACCTGCTCGACTTCCTGAGCCACTGCCGAaagattaataaataaaatacttaaatgaaaaatagtaataaaacgaCAACTACATAATTTTATCCCTGTCGTTGTcttacagcctttttttttcttcttggacAGATTTAGCAGAGATAtgcaattgttttaggccaccattaaatgtacacaagtacacacaatctatactgcaaaaccactgctcaagctctgcaaccattgtGTCCAGTGGACAgaatcaattatataatattcattattatattattaattagcctattattatcatattcttcttctgattattactactaatagtaggctagtattagcctgcttttgccctattatatgaaatttgtcagagatttttttttgtaaaaaaaaaatctataaaaaaataatttaaaaaaatcaaattatgtagggaggcttaagaacattttaggggggctgaagccccGTGTGATTAGCACCCGTGTTCACGAGTACAGGTCACATGTTCCTGTTCTGATGTTGTCTTACAGGCTTTATAATCTTTGtacacagaatccatgaccccgcTAGCATGAATTAGCATCCAATAATCTTTATTTGTAGTCATGGTTCAGACAGGGACCGCACGAGTAGCCCTTTCTCTGGGCTTTTTGTGATTGAGGTTGatgactttccttttctttagcGCACTGCGGTTCCGGGAGACATAACAAAGTCCAAAAAATTGACTAAAAAGCGGCATCGAAACACGGAACGTCGTAAaccaaggaccacctgtactcTACTTTCCAGGCCTGTTTTCTACGTATGCAACCTTTCTAAAGGCGTAGCTTCTGGCCTTCGTAGTGCCTGCTGAGAAACATTCAGGCTTTACTGCGTCCAGTCACCTGGGGCACAACAGATATTTTTGTTTAGTCATGCCATCCATCATTGGTGTGTGTGGTCTGCGTGTGGTAGGTAGCAGTTCACCTCCAGGACACTTTGTTTATTAGGTACCACTGTTACTCGCTATTCTCCGGGCCGTGACCCGCAGGCTGGAAGGTGTCAGGAAAAAGTGAGCGTATGTGGTTATTTTTAACCTCCAGTTTTTTTCATAGCAAGACAGAGCCATGTGACAGCTGTAGCTTAAACCCCCGAGGATTAACAAATCGCTGAGTAACTCGGGCGCTGCCATAGTACACCGATCCAGTCGGCGCTAGCCCTCATttagttttcatgttgttgtttcGCTGCTACTATATGtcgtttatattttttttgcaggccAAATTGATCGTGCCCAACAGCACAGCTGGGCTGATTATTGGCAAGGGAGGCGCCACAGTCAAAGCGGTGATGGAGCAGTCAGGGGCTTGGGTGCAGCTCTCCCAGAAGCCGGAGGGCATCAACCTGCAGGAGCGAGTGGTAACAATCAGTGGTGAGCCCGAACAGAACCGCAAGGCAGTGGAGATCATAGTGCAAAAGATCCAGGAGGACCCTCAGAGCAGCAGCTGCCTCAACATCAGTTACTCCAACGTCTCCGGCCCAGTCGCTAACTCCAACCCCACCGGATCCCCCTACGCTAACACAGCCGAGGTGCTGCCCAACGCAGCCGCAGCAGCTGCGACTGCCTCCAGCCTTCTGGGTCAGGCCGGCTTAACGGGAATGGGTGCCTTCCCCGCCGCCATGTCGAGCTTCTCCGGCAACGACCTGCTGGCCATCACGTCAGCGCTCAACACACTGGCCAGCTACGGCTACAACACCAACACCTTGGGCCTGGGCCTTAACCCCGCAGCTGCCTCTGGTGTCCTTGCCGCAGTAGCGGCTAGTGCCAACCCGGCTGCAGCCGCCGCAGCCAACCTCCTAGCCTCTTATGCTAGCGATGCCTCCGGCAGTGCCGGCCACCCTGCGAGCGGCCTCGGTGGCTTCTCCCTAGGTTCTCTTGCAGCTGCGACAGGGGCTTCCAACGGGTACCTAAACGCTTCATCCCCACTGATGGCCTCTTCCCTATTAGCAACAGAGAAGCTCGCAGACGGAGCCAAGGACGTGGTTGAAATTGCCGTACCCGAGAATCTGGTTGGCGCCATTTTGGGGAAAGGAGGCAAAACGCTGGTAGAATACCAGGAGCTAACAGGAGCCCGCATCCAGATCTCTAAAAAGGGAGAGTTCATTCCTGGTACTCGGAACCGTAAAGTTACCATAACAGGGTCGCCAGCCGCTACGCAAGCAGCGCAGTATCTGATCAGCCAGCGGATCACCTACGAGCAGGGCGTGCGAGCTACCAACCCACAGAAAGTGggttaaaaaagaaagaaaggaggaagaaaagaaagGAAAGGATGAGGACGGAGCTAGAGGGGAATTCTATAAAGGGTCAAAATGaggaaaatgtccaaatatttaatatttcagaatCAAATGAGAGGATtacaaaggaggaggagggggagacgCCGaagacaaagtgtgtgtgatATTTGAATGTTTTAGGACTGACAACGTCctgatgttttttaaaaaagtttgtgTCCAGTCCTTTTTTTGACGAAGGTTATCAAGAGTGAGCTGAACTGGTCCACTGCCAAGCTGCAGATTCAAAGGGGTTGAAGCCACGTGGTTTCACCCTTCCTCTAAAACCTCATAGatgagtttgttttttattgttattattgtttttcttcttttttttttgcttagttgAATAGTTTTAATGTAAGTTGCAGACCTCAGCTCCCGGTGAGTTGAATGTGTCCAGCGAGGTTCCAGCTAACTAATGGGGCTCTTTCACAAGTCTTTCTCTTTGTACACAATGTGCAAGGCGATCTTTaaagggttgggggggtgggggggcgcttGGGTGGGGGTTGGGTAAAAACCACCTCCAAATAATTTCCTTAAAGAAatctacacattttttttttgaaatctTATATATAATTGAAGTTTCAAAATTTgggtattttatatttttagccattatttattgatatgatcTGATCAAATAGAGtatttaaacctgcaaatgcAGGTTGatctgaatgtaaaaaaaaaaaagattagcctatcgatattttttatttacagtgaTCAAATGTCTCGCAGTGAAAGAAATGTACAAGTCCGGTCGGAACTTCTTTGCGGTCGTGGTCTGCGAGGATCCTTCTGGGGTTCAAGAATCCATGTGAGAGGGTAGAGGAGACACATAggaatgtataaatatatttaacatgaacacacatagCTAACGCGCCTACAAATGCACAaaacatgattcattcattgtgacAAACACTCCAAAAAGAATACAAACTTTCTTGGTGCTACAGGATTCGATATAAAAATCTTCCCCATTGGAAAAAATCACACTTGATTTAAAAAGGCTGACTTTTAGAGCCATTCGGAATGGGGGTGGGCGAGCAAaatcaagtcttttttttatctacAAATCAATTTCTGAGCAAATCAAAACAAACCACAAAAGAAACCGCCATTTTGTCCCCATTCAAATCCTTCAAAAGCCCTCCTGTGTCCAAGAACTTACGATCCAAATGCCTACAAATGTAATTGTACCACACAGACTACGCAGGTATCAACATGGACACTTACACACTAATATGCCTGTAAAACAATAGTACTTTATGCTAATGTATAACCCGCAAAGCATGCCGGGTAGGCCACACACTCAACTTCCCCTAGTAACTTACCCAGCGTGCCTTGCCATGTCCAAATATTTCCGAATCTTCATGCCCCGTTTTCCGCTATACAATGCGTATACCGCAAAACAATGCTAACTTTATGCTAATTTATAACCCGTAAGGCGTGCTCACGCTTTCCCCAACTGGAAGTTACACCGTCTGCGTCACGTGCGTCTCATTGATTGTTTTTCCGCTATTCGCAGGCGGTTGTATTCGTAAAAAACAATATGACTTTATGCGAatgtataacccgcaaggcatgctgggaagcccgcAATCACACATTTCCCCAGTTACTCAGATGACCTCCTGTCGTTTGTGTCGGTGGCAAAATGGTTAAAAAGGTTTCTGTGCATCGCAGTGACTCCTTTTGACACCTTTGTACTTGCTAAACAATAGGACTTGATGCTAATGTATAACCCGCAAAGCATGCCAGGTAGGCCACACGCTCAACTTGCCCTAGTTACCCAGCGTGCCTTACCATGTCCAAATATTTCTGAATCCTCATGACCCGTTTTCCGCCATTCACGGCTGGTTATATTTGCAAAACAATGCTAACTTTATGCTAATTTATAACCCATAAGGCATGCTCACGCTTtccccaacaggaagttaccctATCTGCCTTACTGCGAGCTCGGGCGGTGTTTATATTTGACGACCTCCAACAAAATATTTCTAAATTGTCACATGCGTCTCAAAAACAATATGACTTTATGCAAatgtataacccgcaaggcatgctgggaagcccgcAATCACACTTCCCCAGTTACACAGATGACCTGTCGGTTTGTGTCGGtggcaaaatgtttaaaaaggttTCTGTCCATCGCAGTGACtccttttgacatttttgtactTGCTAAACAATAGGACATAATGCTaatttataacccgcaaggcatgctgggaagcccgcAATCACACTTCCCCGTTACACAGATGACCTGTCGGTTTGTGTCGGtggcaaaatgtttaaaaaggttTCTGTGCATCGCAATGACTCCTTTTGACACCTTTTTACTTGCTAAACAATTGGACTTGATGCTaatttataacccgcaaggcatgctgggaaggccACAATCACACTTCCCCTGTTACGCAGATCACAGATGACCTCCTGTCGGTTTGTGTCAGTggcaaaatgttgaaaaaattttCTGTGCATCGCAATGATGCaatttataacccgcaaggcatgctgggaagcccaaacaaaatatttctattatttttttgccatttccaGGTGGTCTGAGAATGCATCCCCCAATAGTtggcatatatactgtataaaaatattactatcaacaatataaacatatttttgatcgATCCGCCCACCCCAAATGAGTAGCCTGGAAGATGTGGTCTACGCTCTCACATGATGAAATCCAGTTTTAAGGTCTCACGCCAACCCTTActtcccttaaaaaaaaaaaagagttaaattCACTAACAAAGATTTACCGATATATCCCGATATCAACATCCATTGTTCGATCGCAAGTCGTAAATCGTGCATTTGGCGATAAAGAAGCCGTAATAACCAGTATCTGTGAACTAACAGAACTTGCCTTTACACCAAATAGACATCCTCGAAAGAAAGGGAAAATAAACTGACACTTGAAAAAGAAGTTTTGGTCACAGTTTCTCTGTGAGCCATCCTTCTGCATTTCCATcaagacacacaaacaagagTTGCCCGGATTCATCCAGGCAACCTTTTTATTATCCATCCCAAAACATGTGACTCATCACTAACATTGGGACGAGCGTACAATAAAGCATCAGAGCTGATCTATTGCAATCACTGTCGTTTCATGGATAATAGTCGTTCTCATGTAGGGGAGGGATTTTCCGAGCACTCCCAAGAGTACCTTGGCCTTCCCCTTGTGTGCTGCTATCCATTTGCGTTCATTCGAGTACACTACCAAGAATGCACTGTGAGACATTAAAGAACACAAT includes:
- the nova1 gene encoding RNA-binding protein Nova-1 isoform X2 is translated as MEEGEYFLKVLIPSYAAGSIIGKGGQTIVQLQKETGATIKLSKSKDFYPGTTERVCLIQGTVEALNGVHNFIAEKVREMPQSAQKPEPVSILQPQTTVNPDRIKQAKLIVPNSTAGLIIGKGGATVKAVMEQSGAWVQLSQKPEGINLQERVVTISGEPEQNRKAVEIIVQKIQEDPQSSSCLNISYSNVSGPVANSNPTGSPYANTAEVLPNAAAAAATASSLLGQAGLTGMGAFPAAMSSFSGNDLLAITSALNTLASYGYNTNTLGLGLNPAAASGVLAAVAASANPAAAAAANLLASYASDASGSAGHPASGLGGFSLGSLAAATGASNGYLNASSPLMASSLLATEKLADGAKDVVEIAVPENLVGAILGKGGKTLVEYQELTGARIQISKKGEFIPGTRNRKVTITGSPAATQAAQYLISQRITYEQGVRATNPQKVG
- the nova1 gene encoding RNA-binding protein Nova-1 isoform X1, translated to MMAGGGGAAMDHNGIFSTSNLHNLQNNLQQSHMEADNADSRKRPLETPAEEAGCTKRTNTGEEGEYFLKVLIPSYAAGSIIGKGGQTIVQLQKETGATIKLSKSKDFYPGTTERVCLIQGTVEALNGVHNFIAEKVREMPQSAQKPEPVSILQPQTTVNPDRIKQAKLIVPNSTAGLIIGKGGATVKAVMEQSGAWVQLSQKPEGINLQERVVTISGEPEQNRKAVEIIVQKIQEDPQSSSCLNISYSNVSGPVANSNPTGSPYANTAEVLPNAAAAAATASSLLGQAGLTGMGAFPAAMSSFSGNDLLAITSALNTLASYGYNTNTLGLGLNPAAASGVLAAVAASANPAAAAAANLLASYASDASGSAGHPASGLGGFSLGSLAAATGASNGYLNASSPLMASSLLATEKLADGAKDVVEIAVPENLVGAILGKGGKTLVEYQELTGARIQISKKGEFIPGTRNRKVTITGSPAATQAAQYLISQRITYEQGVRATNPQKVG